A single Triticum dicoccoides isolate Atlit2015 ecotype Zavitan chromosome 2A, WEW_v2.0, whole genome shotgun sequence DNA region contains:
- the LOC119354764 gene encoding glycine-rich cell wall structural protein-like has product MAPAGGRTTHLLLLALLLSFVLASSADGSYPEHPSPGAGGFFSGIPWFRGGQPSGARGAGGMGAGFGGGWGAGGVGPGGGFARRGVVQPSVVCAEQGPCYQQRLTCPSKCFSSYSYHGKNGGGGGGGGGCSFDCTSCEAHC; this is encoded by the coding sequence ATGGCGCCAGCCGGAGGACGCACTACCCATCTCCTCCTGCTCGCCCTCCTCCTGTCCTTCGTCCTCGCCTCCTCCGCGGACGGGAGCTACCCGGAGCACCCCAGCCCGGGCGCCGGGGGATTCTTCAGTGGCATACCGTGGTTCCGCGGCGGACAGCCGAGTGGCGCCCGAGGTGCCGGAGGCATGGGCGCCGGGTTCGGTGGCGGGTGGGGCGCCGGCGGCGTCGGGCCAGGGGGCGGGTTCGCGCGGCGCGGGGTGGTGCAGCCGTCGGTGGTCTGCGCCGAGCAGGGTCCCTGCTACCAGCAGCGGCTCACATGCCCGTCCAAGTGCTTCAGCTCGTACAGCTACCATGGGAAAAATggcgggggaggtggtggcggcggtgggtgcAGCTTCGACTGCACCAGCTGCGAGGCCCACTGCTGA